The following are encoded together in the Streptomyces sp. NBC_00341 genome:
- a CDS encoding sugar phosphate isomerase/epimerase produces the protein MTEYNDESGTDNALRRTLGVDRRRFLSTCTAAAATAIAAPVIGASPAFAQSSHRGHGHDHGHDHGHGHGQDLVPASKRGIILYTVRDATARDPLSTSLPSGFRAVFKELARYGYKQVEFAGYGQHANAPGGSNLETVEGAKLLRSWLDDYGLRAQGNHGFIPGSWPLSQSDQDEFKRHLEITNILGMDHMGTGGDPTGSNYRADWDVAADKWNALGKIAHRAGIKLYTHNHDAAYGFLLDSGPLDDQGRPTRSSGVRKLEYFLKVTDPKTVWLEMDIFWAHVAQYKFHTYTTRDGSQRENIFDPAALVSRYNKRYPLFHAKDGVVSTTNGDGYEMVPFGTGVIDYRTFFRRVGETNYRNPMIEQDTAPSSTDLAQSLKQARISYQGMAALRK, from the coding sequence GTGACCGAGTACAACGACGAATCCGGAACCGACAACGCCCTGCGCCGCACCCTCGGTGTCGACCGCCGCCGCTTCCTCAGCACGTGTACCGCCGCCGCGGCGACGGCGATCGCCGCGCCCGTGATCGGCGCATCGCCGGCCTTCGCCCAGTCCTCCCACCGGGGCCACGGCCACGACCACGGTCACGACCACGGGCACGGCCACGGCCAGGATCTGGTTCCGGCGTCGAAGCGGGGAATCATCCTGTACACCGTGCGCGACGCCACGGCCCGGGACCCGCTCAGCACCAGCCTTCCCTCGGGCTTCCGCGCGGTCTTCAAGGAGCTGGCCCGCTACGGCTACAAGCAGGTCGAGTTCGCGGGGTACGGCCAGCACGCCAACGCGCCCGGCGGCAGCAACCTCGAAACGGTGGAGGGCGCGAAGCTGCTGCGCTCGTGGCTGGACGACTACGGTCTGCGCGCCCAGGGCAACCACGGCTTCATCCCGGGGTCCTGGCCGCTGAGCCAGAGCGACCAGGACGAGTTCAAGCGGCATCTCGAAATAACGAACATCCTCGGCATGGACCACATGGGCACCGGTGGCGACCCCACCGGCAGCAACTACCGCGCCGACTGGGACGTGGCCGCCGACAAGTGGAACGCACTGGGGAAGATCGCTCATCGCGCGGGCATCAAGCTGTACACCCACAACCACGACGCGGCCTATGGCTTCCTGCTCGACAGCGGTCCGCTGGACGATCAGGGGCGGCCCACCCGCAGCTCCGGCGTCCGCAAGCTCGAATACTTCCTCAAGGTCACCGATCCGAAGACCGTATGGCTTGAGATGGACATCTTCTGGGCGCATGTCGCCCAGTACAAGTTCCACACCTACACCACCCGTGACGGATCGCAGCGGGAGAACATCTTCGACCCCGCGGCACTGGTCAGCCGCTACAACAAGCGCTACCCGCTCTTCCACGCCAAGGACGGCGTGGTCAGCACGACCAACGGAGACGGCTACGAGATGGTCCCCTTCGGCACCGGGGTCATCGACTACCGGACGTTCTTCCGCCGCGTGGGGGAGACGAACTACCGCAACCCGATGATCGAGCAGGACACCGCGCCCAGCTCGACCGACCTCGCGCAGTCCCTGAAGCAGGCGCGGATCAGCTACCAGGGCATGGCAGCGTTGCGCAAGTAG
- a CDS encoding LacI family DNA-binding transcriptional regulator — protein sequence MASIKDVAAQAGVSVATVSRVLNSHPSVSPDARGRVLAAVEALGYRPNTLARSLRTDQTRTLGLVISDVLNPYFTALARSVEEEARALGYSVIIGNADERPEQQDEHVRTLLDRRIDGLLVSPADGDSPLLHDVARTGTPMVFVDRWMPGVDVPVVRADGHRAIQDLVAHLYALGHRRLAIIAGPAATTTGDERVEAFRAAMSAHGLALPDAYIGQGDFQAASGRRATEHFLALPEPPEIVFAADNLMALGALDAIRAQGLRVPEDIGLAAFDDIPWFVHTGPPITAIAQPTGELGRAAVRALVDIVEGRPPQSVTLHARLVVRGSCGERTHAPEPSATEPRSNA from the coding sequence ATGGCGAGCATCAAGGATGTCGCGGCCCAGGCAGGAGTCTCTGTCGCCACGGTCTCGCGCGTCCTCAACAGCCATCCCTCCGTCAGCCCGGACGCGCGCGGACGCGTCCTCGCCGCCGTCGAAGCCCTCGGCTACCGGCCCAACACACTGGCCCGCTCGCTGCGCACCGATCAGACCCGCACGCTCGGACTGGTCATCAGCGACGTGCTCAACCCGTACTTCACCGCCCTGGCCCGCTCCGTCGAGGAGGAGGCCCGCGCCCTCGGATACAGCGTGATCATCGGCAACGCCGACGAGCGGCCCGAGCAGCAGGACGAACACGTCCGCACCCTGCTGGACCGCCGGATCGACGGGCTCCTCGTCTCGCCGGCCGACGGCGACTCCCCCCTGCTGCACGACGTCGCACGCACCGGAACGCCGATGGTCTTCGTGGACCGCTGGATGCCGGGTGTGGACGTCCCCGTCGTACGCGCCGACGGACACCGGGCCATCCAGGACCTGGTCGCCCACCTGTACGCGCTCGGCCACCGCAGGCTCGCCATCATCGCCGGGCCCGCGGCCACCACCACCGGCGACGAGCGCGTCGAGGCCTTCCGGGCCGCGATGAGCGCGCACGGACTCGCGCTGCCGGACGCCTACATCGGCCAGGGCGACTTCCAGGCGGCCAGCGGCCGGCGCGCCACCGAGCACTTCCTCGCCCTTCCCGAGCCGCCCGAGATCGTGTTCGCGGCGGACAACCTGATGGCGCTCGGCGCCCTGGACGCCATCCGCGCCCAGGGCCTGCGGGTGCCCGAGGACATCGGGCTCGCCGCCTTCGACGACATCCCCTGGTTCGTCCACACCGGACCGCCGATCACCGCGATCGCCCAGCCGACCGGCGAACTCGGCCGCGCGGCCGTACGCGCCCTGGTCGACATCGTCGAGGGCAGGCCCCCGCAGTCCGTCACCCTGCACGCCCGTCTCGTCGTACGCGGCTCCTGCGGCGAGCGCACGCACGCGCCGGAACCGTCCGCCACCGAGCCGAGGAGCAACGCGTGA
- a CDS encoding DUF2254 domain-containing protein, with the protein MSDRGYRPPRALSPLREHLRETFWFAPTLTLVCAIVLWFAASALDEQLIGYLKDERAYDEIKDLLAVAEDTKQIVVTVSSAMMTFIGVVFSISLVAVQMASGQLTPRVVRIFVRSRISKLTLSVFLATFVFSLLVLSSYESETDPHLVTSVPFVQSVLTAALVGLSLLLFIAYVSSTLRLMQVGPVVDRITRDSFRVLGRMPAGRPQEGPLGAESGQLVHEGRAGVLRDVNVARLVRAARHQGVVLRLIPRLGDFVVPGTPVLAVHGGAAPPRRALRYTVSVGVERTLHQDLAFGLRQLSDIALRALSTAVNDPTTAVQCLDRIVQFLAAVVDLPLGAVHHRDRKGAVRLVQDVPGWADLVDLGFEEVRRCAADSPQVTRRLLAGIDDLLLLAPPGRRQPLVRHRALLTQAVERTVRGAAEREFALLPDRQGIG; encoded by the coding sequence ATGAGTGATCGCGGCTATCGGCCACCCCGTGCCCTGTCACCGCTGCGTGAGCACCTGCGCGAGACCTTCTGGTTCGCTCCGACCCTGACGCTGGTCTGCGCCATCGTGCTCTGGTTCGCCGCCTCCGCGCTCGACGAGCAGCTCATCGGCTATCTCAAGGACGAGCGGGCGTACGACGAGATCAAGGACCTGCTCGCGGTCGCGGAGGACACCAAGCAGATCGTCGTCACGGTCAGCTCGGCGATGATGACCTTCATCGGTGTGGTCTTCAGCATCTCGCTGGTGGCCGTGCAGATGGCGAGCGGACAGCTCACGCCCCGGGTGGTGCGGATCTTCGTACGGAGCCGGATCAGCAAGCTCACGCTGTCGGTGTTCCTGGCGACGTTCGTCTTCTCGCTGCTGGTCCTGAGCTCGTACGAGAGCGAGACGGATCCGCACCTGGTCACGTCCGTACCGTTCGTGCAGAGCGTGCTGACCGCCGCGCTCGTCGGGCTCAGCCTGCTGCTCTTCATCGCCTATGTGAGCTCCACCCTGCGCCTGATGCAGGTGGGCCCCGTCGTCGACCGCATCACCCGGGACTCGTTCCGGGTACTGGGGCGGATGCCGGCCGGGCGGCCGCAGGAGGGACCGCTCGGTGCCGAGAGCGGGCAGCTCGTGCACGAGGGGCGGGCCGGGGTGCTGCGGGACGTGAACGTGGCCCGGCTGGTGCGGGCCGCGCGGCACCAGGGCGTCGTTCTGCGGCTGATCCCGCGGCTCGGGGACTTCGTCGTGCCGGGGACGCCGGTGCTGGCGGTGCACGGCGGAGCCGCGCCGCCCCGGCGTGCGCTGCGGTACACGGTGTCCGTCGGGGTCGAGCGCACGCTGCACCAGGACCTGGCGTTCGGGCTGCGCCAGTTGTCGGACATCGCGCTGCGGGCCCTGTCCACGGCGGTGAACGATCCGACCACCGCCGTGCAGTGCCTCGACCGAATCGTGCAGTTCCTCGCGGCCGTCGTGGACCTGCCCCTCGGCGCCGTCCACCACCGGGACCGCAAGGGGGCCGTGCGGCTGGTGCAGGACGTGCCGGGGTGGGCGGACCTGGTGGATCTCGGGTTCGAGGAGGTCCGGCGGTGCGCCGCGGACAGTCCGCAGGTCACCCGGCGGCTGCTGGCCGGGATCGACGATCTCCTGCTGCTGGCGCCGCCCGGCCGGCGGCAGCCGCTGGTCCGGCACCGGGCGCTGCTGACTCAGGCGGTGGAACGGACGGTGCGGGGCGCGGCCGAGCGGGAGTTCGCGCTGCTTCCCGACCGGCAGGGGATCGGGTGA
- a CDS encoding S8 family peptidase — protein sequence MDRIDQRSLPLDDHFTVTGTGRGVTAYILDTGIETGHTEFEGRATVGFDAVGDGRGGQDCHFHGTHVAGTVGGKTYGVARDVSLVAVRVLDCTGDGTTAQTLAGLDWIAAHAHHPAVLNASVGDPTSPVLDAATNAVADAGVLPVVSAGNDAKDACTASPARAEKALTVGATDRQDHQAGFSNYGPCLSLYAPGVNIVSARLGGGSRALSGTSMASPHVAGAAALLLEQDPGATPQDITRRLTDAATTGAVVSPGTGSPDRLLYIDAS from the coding sequence TTGGACCGCATCGACCAGCGCAGCCTCCCCCTTGACGACCACTTCACCGTGACCGGCACCGGCCGCGGGGTGACCGCGTACATCCTGGACACCGGGATCGAGACCGGGCACACCGAGTTCGAAGGGCGCGCCACCGTGGGGTTCGACGCCGTCGGGGACGGGCGCGGGGGGCAGGACTGTCACTTCCATGGCACCCATGTCGCGGGAACCGTCGGCGGGAAGACCTACGGTGTCGCCAGGGACGTTTCCCTCGTCGCCGTGCGTGTACTGGACTGCACCGGCGACGGGACCACGGCCCAGACCCTCGCCGGCCTCGACTGGATCGCCGCCCACGCCCATCATCCGGCCGTGCTGAACGCGTCCGTCGGTGACCCCACGTCTCCCGTGCTCGACGCCGCCACCAACGCCGTCGCCGACGCCGGGGTCCTGCCCGTTGTCTCGGCCGGCAACGACGCCAAGGACGCCTGCACGGCCTCTCCCGCCCGCGCGGAGAAGGCCCTGACCGTCGGCGCCACCGACCGCCAGGACCATCAGGCCGGCTTCAGCAACTACGGGCCGTGCCTGTCGCTGTACGCGCCCGGCGTCAACATCGTCTCCGCCCGGCTCGGCGGCGGCTCCCGCGCACTCAGCGGCACCTCCATGGCCAGCCCACACGTCGCCGGCGCCGCCGCTCTCCTCCTGGAGCAGGATCCCGGGGCCACCCCCCAGGACATCACCCGCCGCCTCACCGACGCCGCCACCACCGGAGCCGTCGTCTCACCCGGTACGGGCTCCCCCGACCGCCTCTTGTACATCGACGCGTCCTGA
- a CDS encoding alkaline phosphatase family protein, with protein sequence MTTDGSPTPLLVLDVVGLTPRLLEHMPNLKALGGTGAHAPLGTVLPAVTCAAQSTFLTGTTPAEHGIVANGWYFRELGDVLLWRQHNGLVAGDKLWDAARRAHPGYTVANICWWYAMGADTDYTVTPRPVYYADGRKEPDCYTRPPALHDELTEKLGTFPLFHFWGPGADLVSSQWIIDATRHIIDTRHPDLALCYLPHLDYDLQRYGPDDPRAFKAAAELDRAVAPLLEDARREGRTVVALSEYGITRVERPVDINRALRRAGLLEVHTQDGMEYLDPMTSRAFAVADHQIAHIYVRRPEDLEATREALAGLPGIEQLLDDEGKKAHGLDHPRSGELVAVADPDAWFTYYYWLDDARAPDFAQLVEIHRKPGYDPVELFLDPQDPYVRVKAATAVARKKLGMRYRMAVVPLDPSPIRGSHGRLPLSDEEGPLILCSTPHAFSGPVRATEVKSLLLTLAGLA encoded by the coding sequence ATGACCACCGACGGCTCACCCACGCCCCTCCTCGTCCTCGACGTCGTCGGGCTCACCCCCCGCCTCCTCGAACACATGCCGAACCTCAAGGCCCTCGGCGGGACCGGCGCCCACGCCCCGCTCGGCACCGTGCTCCCCGCCGTGACGTGCGCCGCCCAGTCCACCTTCCTCACCGGCACCACCCCCGCAGAGCACGGCATCGTCGCCAACGGCTGGTACTTCCGCGAGCTCGGGGACGTCCTCCTGTGGCGTCAGCACAACGGGCTCGTCGCGGGCGACAAGCTCTGGGACGCGGCCCGCCGCGCCCACCCCGGCTACACCGTCGCCAACATCTGCTGGTGGTACGCGATGGGCGCCGACACCGACTACACCGTCACCCCGAGGCCCGTCTACTACGCCGACGGCCGCAAGGAGCCCGACTGCTACACCCGGCCGCCGGCCCTCCACGACGAACTGACCGAGAAGCTCGGCACCTTCCCCCTCTTCCACTTCTGGGGGCCGGGCGCCGACCTCGTCTCCTCGCAGTGGATCATCGACGCCACCCGGCACATCATCGACACCCGCCACCCCGACCTCGCCCTCTGCTACCTCCCGCACCTCGACTACGACCTCCAGCGCTACGGCCCCGACGACCCGCGCGCCTTCAAGGCCGCGGCAGAGCTCGACCGGGCCGTCGCCCCGCTCCTGGAGGACGCCCGCCGCGAGGGCCGCACCGTCGTCGCCCTCTCCGAGTACGGGATCACCCGGGTGGAGCGGCCCGTCGACATCAACCGCGCCCTGCGCCGCGCGGGACTCCTGGAGGTCCACACCCAGGACGGCATGGAGTACCTGGACCCGATGACCTCCCGGGCCTTCGCCGTCGCCGACCACCAGATCGCGCACATCTACGTACGCCGTCCCGAGGACCTCGAAGCGACCCGCGAAGCGCTCGCCGGGCTCCCGGGCATCGAGCAACTCCTCGACGACGAGGGCAAGAAGGCCCACGGGCTCGACCATCCGCGCTCCGGCGAACTGGTCGCCGTCGCGGACCCGGACGCCTGGTTCACGTACTACTACTGGCTCGACGACGCCCGCGCTCCCGACTTCGCCCAGCTCGTCGAGATCCACCGCAAACCCGGCTACGACCCCGTCGAACTCTTCCTGGACCCCCAGGACCCGTACGTCCGGGTCAAGGCGGCCACGGCCGTCGCCCGCAAGAAGCTCGGCATGCGCTACCGCATGGCGGTCGTCCCCCTGGACCCGTCACCCATCCGGGGCAGCCACGGCCGCCTCCCCCTGAGCGACGAAGAAGGGCCGCTCATCCTCTGCTCCACCCCCCACGCGTTCAGCGGCCCGGTCCGGGCCACCGAAGTGAAGTCCCTGCTCCTCACGCTTGCCGGCCTCGCATGA
- a CDS encoding class I SAM-dependent methyltransferase: MRVHPLGAAETAEAELIDMVRAHYDNEPLMRLAGEIHFDTDLSRADVAAAVQVYGRPLPQVVYLPCCGTLRHAPAILKQGAGQVVAVDLSLPSLLAGLARNVPAEVRQHLSVHHGDIRDATPVLPRGGVELAFLGGNSLGDITAPAGHQAFVAALAGALAPGGVLVFDYVADRYLPPGGQETTEWSQMWHGPDGDIEVIDRRTRRVAPLDGSGMAVLHVDCEILQAATGRTVVAAHSYRKLIVPDALLIRQFAAAGLHLENVGPVADWSPYYRERIDRIDDLGMLGEPCCWYRAERCAGPRS, from the coding sequence ATGCGCGTGCACCCCCTCGGGGCGGCCGAGACCGCCGAGGCGGAACTGATCGACATGGTGCGTGCTCACTACGACAACGAACCGCTGATGCGCCTCGCGGGGGAGATCCACTTCGACACCGACCTGAGCCGGGCGGATGTCGCAGCCGCAGTCCAGGTCTACGGCCGACCGCTGCCCCAGGTCGTCTACCTTCCCTGCTGTGGCACCCTGCGCCATGCGCCGGCGATCCTGAAGCAGGGCGCCGGGCAGGTGGTCGCGGTGGACCTGTCACTGCCGAGCCTGCTCGCCGGGCTGGCCCGCAACGTCCCGGCCGAGGTCCGCCAACACCTCTCGGTGCACCATGGCGACATCCGCGACGCTACCCCGGTGCTTCCCCGGGGCGGGGTGGAGCTGGCGTTTCTCGGGGGGAACAGCCTGGGCGACATCACCGCCCCTGCCGGCCACCAGGCCTTCGTGGCAGCGCTGGCCGGGGCCCTGGCCCCGGGCGGGGTGCTGGTCTTCGACTACGTCGCTGATCGTTACCTGCCGCCCGGCGGGCAGGAGACGACCGAGTGGTCACAGATGTGGCACGGCCCGGACGGTGACATCGAGGTGATCGACCGCCGCACCCGCCGGGTTGCGCCGCTGGACGGGAGCGGCATGGCAGTGCTGCACGTGGACTGCGAGATCCTCCAGGCCGCGACCGGCCGGACGGTGGTCGCCGCTCACTCCTACCGCAAGCTGATCGTTCCCGACGCGCTGCTGATCCGCCAGTTCGCCGCCGCGGGGCTGCACCTGGAGAACGTCGGCCCGGTCGCCGACTGGTCGCCCTACTACCGTGAGCGCATCGACCGCATCGATGATCTGGGCATGCTCGGCGAGCCATGCTGCTGGTACCGGGCAGAGCGCTGTGCCGGCCCGAGGTCCTAA
- a CDS encoding PLP-dependent cysteine synthase family protein — MTTTTYTEVEHDVDEDVSDVYPEDRAWVNECVQRIRGEFAPLGTSLREIPLPPKLAGLRLYLKRESEQPSGSHKHRLAAALLTHALASGRLTPGRPVIEASSGSTAISEAWYCERLGIDFHAVVPSGTAPEKLALITQYGGQVHPVDGDIVEEAKKLTTALDGHFMDQFTYAERAYDWRGEEGLAPELIRAVPDLAWFVMGAGTGGTATSVARYGRYTGRTLRVCVTDPDHSAFFRGWRDKNPAATDKGSHIEGIGRPRVEPSFLPPLVNRMIQVHDGASVAAMRFAAAANWDIVAGPSTGTGLFGAMRVLLGMHAAGQTGAVATVMCDSGDRYVNEYYNDAWLADKQIDHKPWMPTVERFFTTGDWTPPAAYEPTPKPATTMWNM, encoded by the coding sequence ATGACAACGACGACGTACACGGAAGTCGAACACGACGTGGACGAGGACGTGTCGGACGTCTACCCCGAAGACCGCGCGTGGGTGAACGAGTGCGTCCAGCGCATCCGGGGCGAGTTCGCGCCACTGGGAACCTCGCTGCGTGAGATCCCGCTTCCACCGAAGCTCGCCGGGCTGCGGCTGTACCTCAAGCGAGAGTCCGAGCAACCCTCCGGCAGCCACAAGCACCGCCTCGCCGCCGCGCTGCTCACCCACGCCCTCGCGAGTGGACGACTGACCCCCGGACGCCCCGTGATCGAGGCGTCCAGCGGCTCTACGGCCATCTCCGAGGCGTGGTACTGCGAGCGGCTCGGCATCGACTTCCACGCCGTGGTACCCAGTGGCACCGCCCCGGAGAAGCTGGCCCTGATCACGCAGTACGGCGGACAGGTGCATCCGGTCGACGGCGACATCGTCGAGGAGGCGAAGAAGCTCACGACCGCACTCGACGGCCATTTCATGGATCAGTTCACCTACGCCGAGCGCGCCTACGACTGGCGGGGCGAGGAGGGCCTCGCACCGGAGCTGATCCGGGCGGTCCCCGACCTGGCCTGGTTCGTCATGGGCGCCGGCACAGGCGGCACGGCCACTTCGGTCGCCCGCTACGGCCGCTACACCGGGCGGACCCTGCGCGTGTGCGTCACCGACCCTGACCACTCCGCGTTCTTCCGCGGCTGGCGGGACAAGAACCCCGCGGCGACCGACAAGGGTTCGCACATCGAGGGCATCGGCCGGCCGCGGGTCGAACCCTCGTTCCTGCCCCCGCTGGTCAACCGCATGATCCAGGTCCACGACGGCGCGTCCGTCGCGGCCATGAGGTTCGCTGCCGCCGCGAACTGGGACATCGTCGCCGGACCCTCGACCGGAACGGGCCTGTTCGGCGCGATGCGGGTCCTCCTGGGCATGCACGCGGCGGGACAGACCGGGGCGGTCGCCACCGTGATGTGCGACTCCGGCGACCGGTACGTGAACGAGTACTACAACGACGCCTGGCTGGCCGACAAGCAGATCGACCACAAACCCTGGATGCCCACCGTCGAACGCTTCTTCACCACCGGCGACTGGACACCGCCCGCCGCCTACGAGCCCACCCCCAAGCCCGCCACCACCATGTGGAACATGTGA
- a CDS encoding DUF4157 domain-containing protein — MSLQRGIGNRAVVETLRRSGHAEAQERESDGGTPEALPSAVQRSTVHKVLNSGGRPLDDSTRTSMEARLGADLSDVRVHDDSAARASATELGARAYTSGSHVVIGSGGADRLTLAHELTHVLQQRSGPVAGTDNGAGLSVSDPSDRFEREAESNARRVMAGPAPDLATEGGETAGHPQPAHAVQRLPAGAGDRTTASPVVQRVAGGLTLGANTSEVSRASDPAFEKEAEAFERKLAAKASSHEAANGALADMAAKAKTYIRSGVGGAWNHADQRLAEVFKIVGQEGVGKSGFVGTAVSDVMAVFDDGTLSERYTHIVRFFTEVLARDLAGTEKREEIDEQMRQAQFNVPLLQERRRAMEQADLTPDKVETRDIAPVPKGSAVEHQTGARVRRDEVMKKIDPDVDTEDIGLGGHTVAQTGLEFSDRQNAMHTKEDPAWDKEQDALKWVAGARVWMINEEHSWVEARRKLSLPLGGGPSGTTNTMMSAAKLLGADNYGARLASIGFLIGASHHTLVEIMAAAEPFGCEYDPTQGIYRNIRPLTQEELRSCGEGGKFPGETASAGTGSVA, encoded by the coding sequence ATGTCCCTGCAGAGGGGCATAGGCAACAGAGCCGTGGTGGAGACGCTCCGGCGCTCCGGGCACGCGGAGGCGCAGGAGCGGGAGAGCGACGGGGGGACCCCGGAGGCGCTGCCGTCGGCGGTGCAGCGATCCACCGTCCACAAGGTGCTGAACTCCGGTGGGCGGCCGCTGGACGATTCGACCCGCACCAGCATGGAGGCCCGGCTGGGCGCCGACCTCTCCGACGTCCGCGTGCACGACGACAGCGCGGCCAGGGCTTCCGCCACCGAGCTGGGAGCACGTGCCTACACCTCCGGCAGCCATGTGGTGATCGGTTCCGGAGGCGCCGACCGGCTGACCCTGGCCCATGAGCTGACCCATGTCCTCCAGCAGCGCAGCGGGCCCGTCGCGGGCACCGACAACGGTGCGGGCCTGAGCGTCTCCGACCCGTCCGACCGGTTCGAGCGGGAAGCCGAGAGCAACGCGCGGCGCGTCATGGCCGGGCCGGCCCCCGACCTGGCCACCGAGGGCGGGGAGACCGCCGGCCACCCGCAGCCCGCGCACGCCGTGCAGCGGCTGCCGGCCGGCGCGGGCGACCGTACGACGGCCTCCCCGGTGGTCCAGCGTGTGGCCGGGGGACTGACACTCGGGGCCAACACCAGCGAGGTCTCGCGGGCCTCCGATCCGGCGTTCGAAAAGGAAGCGGAAGCGTTCGAGCGCAAGCTCGCGGCCAAGGCGTCCTCGCACGAGGCAGCCAACGGGGCCCTGGCCGACATGGCGGCGAAGGCCAAGACGTACATCCGGAGCGGAGTGGGTGGCGCGTGGAACCATGCGGACCAGCGGCTGGCCGAGGTCTTCAAGATCGTCGGTCAGGAAGGTGTCGGTAAGTCGGGCTTCGTCGGCACAGCGGTCTCCGACGTGATGGCAGTCTTCGACGATGGAACCCTCAGCGAGCGCTACACCCACATCGTGCGCTTCTTCACCGAGGTGCTGGCCAGGGATCTCGCCGGCACCGAGAAGCGGGAGGAAATCGACGAGCAGATGAGGCAGGCCCAGTTCAACGTGCCGCTGCTCCAGGAGCGACGCCGGGCGATGGAGCAGGCCGACCTCACTCCGGACAAGGTCGAAACCCGTGACATCGCACCGGTTCCGAAGGGCTCGGCGGTGGAACACCAGACAGGAGCGCGAGTCCGGCGGGACGAGGTGATGAAGAAAATCGACCCGGACGTGGATACCGAGGACATCGGGCTCGGCGGCCACACGGTCGCGCAGACGGGTCTGGAGTTCAGCGACCGGCAGAACGCGATGCACACGAAGGAAGACCCGGCGTGGGACAAGGAGCAGGACGCTCTGAAGTGGGTGGCCGGTGCGAGGGTCTGGATGATCAACGAGGAGCACAGCTGGGTGGAGGCGCGGCGCAAGCTGAGCCTGCCGCTCGGCGGCGGGCCGTCGGGTACGACCAACACGATGATGAGCGCCGCCAAGTTGCTCGGCGCGGACAACTACGGTGCCAGGCTCGCTTCCATCGGGTTCCTCATCGGGGCCAGCCACCACACCCTGGTCGAGATCATGGCCGCGGCCGAGCCGTTCGGCTGCGAGTACGATCCGACGCAGGGGATCTACCGGAACATCAGGCCTCTCACACAGGAGGAGTTGCGATCCTGCGGCGAGGGCGGCAAGTTCCCCGGTGAGACGGCGTCCGCCGGGACAGGGAGCGTGGCATGA